A region of Silurus meridionalis isolate SWU-2019-XX chromosome 17, ASM1480568v1, whole genome shotgun sequence DNA encodes the following proteins:
- the zgc:136971 gene encoding S9 family peptidase isoform X1, which yields MSDIKLYNDMMMEDGMIRDVFKSYNRYPVPVSACITTEKAIGSETKTQNLTISTEWSQCDVDRGVRLRFSRHWNLRCNENTPEQFVCLGPSINTYGELLSSHAPSGGRRAVIRDSVGCQYLEVWGCNGLERSLDLTAMNKHGKVYEDAQFACLVWSPCEEHLLYIAEKKRAGLSAKDSGSLGVLEEEDKNVYVEDWGEGLVGKSVPALYIANLSKGEVTLCPGVPPHVSPGQALWTGDGKAVIFVGWWHEPFRLGLKFCSNRRSAVFSTDLNGNCELLSCDSGSVMSPRLSPDSLWLVYLHGKAFGPHHQCLRMMLYDMKNGTTSVLVDVVRRAEEGQFMGLYEPLPPYCWSSDSERIFFSSACENSKLLFSVERQNGRVTPLQDTAWKEFGSVKLLAVMKDLMVLSCSSPNHPPTMIAGFIPYGKCTQTVQWSQLGGANTHESFDWELMIIAPTPEEENHHFSGLSFGAMLMKPASSFKAMRFPLVIFIHGGPHSHFAAEWNVTAAALTKLGFAVLMVNYRGSTGFGQDSIDSLLGNIGSQDVKDVQRAVLHVLQSNKSLDPDKIAVMGGSHGGFLACHLVGQYPDFYRACAARNPVINAATLLGTSDITDWRYSSVGLEYSFDQLPTSQALTTMLEKSPIVHAAQIRTPVLLMLGAKDKRVSPYQGLELYKALKSRNSPVRLLWYDGDGHSLSKVETQSDCLLNVALWFKQHLNLN from the exons ATGTCTGATATTAAACTTT ATAATGATATGATGATGGAGGACGGTATGATCAGAGATGTGTTCAAAAGCTATAACAGATATCCCGTTCCTGTTTCTGCCTGCATCACTACTGAAAAAGCCATCGGGTCAGAAACCAAGACCCAAAACCTCACCATAAGCACTG AGTGGAGTCAGTGTGATGTTGACAGAGGCGTTAGACTGCGCTTTAGTCGGCACTGGAATCTTCGCTGTAATGAAAATACTCCGGAACAGTTTGTGTGTCTGGGACCCTCAATAAACACGTATGGAGA GCTGCTTAGTAGCCACGCCCCCTCTGGAGGACGTCGAGCGGTCATCCGAGATAGCGTGGGGTGTCAGTATCTTGAG GTATGGGGCTGCAATGGCCTGGAGAGGAGCTTGGACCTCACAGCCATGAACAAACATGGAAAAGTCTATGAAGATG CACAGTTTGCCTGTCTAGTTTGGTCCCCATGTGAGGAACATTTACTTTACATAGCAGAGAAGAAGAGGGCAGGGCTATCAGCCAAGGACAGTGGAAGTTTGGGTGTGCTTGAAGAAGAG GACAAGAATGTATATGTGGAGGACTGGGGTGAGGGCCTGGTTGGTAAAAGTGTCCCAGCGTTGTATATTGCAAATCTATCTAAAGGAGAAGTGACCCTGTGTCCTGGAGTCCCACCTCATGTGTCACCTGGACAG GCCCTGTGGACAGGAGATGGCAAGGCAGTGATCTTCGTGGGCTGGTGGCATGAACCATTCCGGCTAGGCCTGAAGTTCTGTTCCAATCGGAG atcagCTGTCTTCTCCACTGACTTGAATGGAAATTGTG AGCTCCTGTCATGTGATTCCGGCTCAGTGATGAGTCCTCGGTTGAGCCCAGACTCTCTCTGGCTGGTCTATCTGCACGGAAAAGCGTTCGGCCCACATCATCAATGTCTCCGCATGATGCTG tatgACATGAAGAACGGAACTACTTCAGTCTTGGTGGATGTAGTGAGAAGAGCAGAGGAAg GTCAGTTTATGGGTCTGTATGAACCTCTTCCTCCTTATTGCTGGTCTTCAGACAGTGAGCGAATCTTTTTTAGCAGCGCCTGTGAAAACAGCAag TTGCTGTTCTCAGTGGAGAGACAAAATGGAAGAGTAACACCACTGCAGGACactgcat GGAAAGAGTTTGGGAGTGTGAAGCTGTTGGCAGTAATGAAAGACCTGATGGTGTTGTCCTGCTCTTCTCCTAATCACCCACCTACCATG aTTGCAGGATTTATACCCTATGGAAAGTGTACACAAACTGTACAATGGTCTCAACTGGGTGGCGCTAATACACATGAGAGTTTTGATTGGGAGCTGATGATAATCGCTCCTACACCAGAAGAGGAAAACCACCATTTCT CTGGCTTAAGTTTTGGTGCCATGCTGATGAAGCCAGCAAGCTCTTTTAAGGCTATGAGGTTTCCTCTCGTCATCTTCATTCATG GAGGACCTCATTCTCATTTTGCTGCTGAATGGAACGTCACTGCTGCAGCTTTGACCAAGCTGGGTTTCGCTGTACTTATGG TTAattatcgaggttccactggtTTTGGTCAGGACAGTATCGATTCTCTCCTTGGAAACATCGGCAGTCAGGATGTCAAAGACGTACAG AGGGCTGTGCTGCATGTCCTGCAAAGTAACAAGTCCCTTGACCCTGATAAGATAGCTGTCATGGGTGGGTCTCATGGTGGATTCCTGGCCTGTCATCTGGTTGGTCAGTATCCAGACTTCTATAGAGCATGTGCAGCACGGAACCCTGTCATCAATGCAGCCACACTGCTCGGAACCAGCGACATCACTGACTG GAGATATTCCTCTGTTGGACTGGAATATAGCTTTGACCAGCTGCCCACTTCACAAGCTCTGACCACCATGCTGGAGAAATCACCTATAGTTCATGCAgcccag atTCGCACTCCAGTGTTGCTTATGTTAGGTGCCAAGGATAAGAGAGTGTCGCCATATCAAGGTCTGGAGCTTTACAAAGCCCTCAAGAGCAGAAATTCACCTGTCAG gttGTTGTGGTATGACGGTGATGGCCATTCCCTGTCTAAAGTGGAAACTCAGTCAGATTGTCTTCTCAATGTTGCCCTCTGGTTCAAACAGCATTTAAATCTGAACTGA
- the zgc:136971 gene encoding S9 family peptidase isoform X2: MSYNDMMMEDGMIRDVFKSYNRYPVPVSACITTEKAIGSETKTQNLTISTEWSQCDVDRGVRLRFSRHWNLRCNENTPEQFVCLGPSINTYGELLSSHAPSGGRRAVIRDSVGCQYLEVWGCNGLERSLDLTAMNKHGKVYEDAQFACLVWSPCEEHLLYIAEKKRAGLSAKDSGSLGVLEEEDKNVYVEDWGEGLVGKSVPALYIANLSKGEVTLCPGVPPHVSPGQALWTGDGKAVIFVGWWHEPFRLGLKFCSNRRSAVFSTDLNGNCELLSCDSGSVMSPRLSPDSLWLVYLHGKAFGPHHQCLRMMLYDMKNGTTSVLVDVVRRAEEGQFMGLYEPLPPYCWSSDSERIFFSSACENSKLLFSVERQNGRVTPLQDTAWKEFGSVKLLAVMKDLMVLSCSSPNHPPTMIAGFIPYGKCTQTVQWSQLGGANTHESFDWELMIIAPTPEEENHHFSGLSFGAMLMKPASSFKAMRFPLVIFIHGGPHSHFAAEWNVTAAALTKLGFAVLMVNYRGSTGFGQDSIDSLLGNIGSQDVKDVQRAVLHVLQSNKSLDPDKIAVMGGSHGGFLACHLVGQYPDFYRACAARNPVINAATLLGTSDITDWRYSSVGLEYSFDQLPTSQALTTMLEKSPIVHAAQIRTPVLLMLGAKDKRVSPYQGLELYKALKSRNSPVRLLWYDGDGHSLSKVETQSDCLLNVALWFKQHLNLN, translated from the exons ATGAGct ATAATGATATGATGATGGAGGACGGTATGATCAGAGATGTGTTCAAAAGCTATAACAGATATCCCGTTCCTGTTTCTGCCTGCATCACTACTGAAAAAGCCATCGGGTCAGAAACCAAGACCCAAAACCTCACCATAAGCACTG AGTGGAGTCAGTGTGATGTTGACAGAGGCGTTAGACTGCGCTTTAGTCGGCACTGGAATCTTCGCTGTAATGAAAATACTCCGGAACAGTTTGTGTGTCTGGGACCCTCAATAAACACGTATGGAGA GCTGCTTAGTAGCCACGCCCCCTCTGGAGGACGTCGAGCGGTCATCCGAGATAGCGTGGGGTGTCAGTATCTTGAG GTATGGGGCTGCAATGGCCTGGAGAGGAGCTTGGACCTCACAGCCATGAACAAACATGGAAAAGTCTATGAAGATG CACAGTTTGCCTGTCTAGTTTGGTCCCCATGTGAGGAACATTTACTTTACATAGCAGAGAAGAAGAGGGCAGGGCTATCAGCCAAGGACAGTGGAAGTTTGGGTGTGCTTGAAGAAGAG GACAAGAATGTATATGTGGAGGACTGGGGTGAGGGCCTGGTTGGTAAAAGTGTCCCAGCGTTGTATATTGCAAATCTATCTAAAGGAGAAGTGACCCTGTGTCCTGGAGTCCCACCTCATGTGTCACCTGGACAG GCCCTGTGGACAGGAGATGGCAAGGCAGTGATCTTCGTGGGCTGGTGGCATGAACCATTCCGGCTAGGCCTGAAGTTCTGTTCCAATCGGAG atcagCTGTCTTCTCCACTGACTTGAATGGAAATTGTG AGCTCCTGTCATGTGATTCCGGCTCAGTGATGAGTCCTCGGTTGAGCCCAGACTCTCTCTGGCTGGTCTATCTGCACGGAAAAGCGTTCGGCCCACATCATCAATGTCTCCGCATGATGCTG tatgACATGAAGAACGGAACTACTTCAGTCTTGGTGGATGTAGTGAGAAGAGCAGAGGAAg GTCAGTTTATGGGTCTGTATGAACCTCTTCCTCCTTATTGCTGGTCTTCAGACAGTGAGCGAATCTTTTTTAGCAGCGCCTGTGAAAACAGCAag TTGCTGTTCTCAGTGGAGAGACAAAATGGAAGAGTAACACCACTGCAGGACactgcat GGAAAGAGTTTGGGAGTGTGAAGCTGTTGGCAGTAATGAAAGACCTGATGGTGTTGTCCTGCTCTTCTCCTAATCACCCACCTACCATG aTTGCAGGATTTATACCCTATGGAAAGTGTACACAAACTGTACAATGGTCTCAACTGGGTGGCGCTAATACACATGAGAGTTTTGATTGGGAGCTGATGATAATCGCTCCTACACCAGAAGAGGAAAACCACCATTTCT CTGGCTTAAGTTTTGGTGCCATGCTGATGAAGCCAGCAAGCTCTTTTAAGGCTATGAGGTTTCCTCTCGTCATCTTCATTCATG GAGGACCTCATTCTCATTTTGCTGCTGAATGGAACGTCACTGCTGCAGCTTTGACCAAGCTGGGTTTCGCTGTACTTATGG TTAattatcgaggttccactggtTTTGGTCAGGACAGTATCGATTCTCTCCTTGGAAACATCGGCAGTCAGGATGTCAAAGACGTACAG AGGGCTGTGCTGCATGTCCTGCAAAGTAACAAGTCCCTTGACCCTGATAAGATAGCTGTCATGGGTGGGTCTCATGGTGGATTCCTGGCCTGTCATCTGGTTGGTCAGTATCCAGACTTCTATAGAGCATGTGCAGCACGGAACCCTGTCATCAATGCAGCCACACTGCTCGGAACCAGCGACATCACTGACTG GAGATATTCCTCTGTTGGACTGGAATATAGCTTTGACCAGCTGCCCACTTCACAAGCTCTGACCACCATGCTGGAGAAATCACCTATAGTTCATGCAgcccag atTCGCACTCCAGTGTTGCTTATGTTAGGTGCCAAGGATAAGAGAGTGTCGCCATATCAAGGTCTGGAGCTTTACAAAGCCCTCAAGAGCAGAAATTCACCTGTCAG gttGTTGTGGTATGACGGTGATGGCCATTCCCTGTCTAAAGTGGAAACTCAGTCAGATTGTCTTCTCAATGTTGCCCTCTGGTTCAAACAGCATTTAAATCTGAACTGA
- the zgc:136971 gene encoding S9 family peptidase isoform X3, with translation MMMEDGMIRDVFKSYNRYPVPVSACITTEKAIGSETKTQNLTISTEWSQCDVDRGVRLRFSRHWNLRCNENTPEQFVCLGPSINTYGELLSSHAPSGGRRAVIRDSVGCQYLEVWGCNGLERSLDLTAMNKHGKVYEDAQFACLVWSPCEEHLLYIAEKKRAGLSAKDSGSLGVLEEEDKNVYVEDWGEGLVGKSVPALYIANLSKGEVTLCPGVPPHVSPGQALWTGDGKAVIFVGWWHEPFRLGLKFCSNRRSAVFSTDLNGNCELLSCDSGSVMSPRLSPDSLWLVYLHGKAFGPHHQCLRMMLYDMKNGTTSVLVDVVRRAEEGQFMGLYEPLPPYCWSSDSERIFFSSACENSKLLFSVERQNGRVTPLQDTAWKEFGSVKLLAVMKDLMVLSCSSPNHPPTMIAGFIPYGKCTQTVQWSQLGGANTHESFDWELMIIAPTPEEENHHFSGLSFGAMLMKPASSFKAMRFPLVIFIHGGPHSHFAAEWNVTAAALTKLGFAVLMVNYRGSTGFGQDSIDSLLGNIGSQDVKDVQRAVLHVLQSNKSLDPDKIAVMGGSHGGFLACHLVGQYPDFYRACAARNPVINAATLLGTSDITDWRYSSVGLEYSFDQLPTSQALTTMLEKSPIVHAAQIRTPVLLMLGAKDKRVSPYQGLELYKALKSRNSPVRLLWYDGDGHSLSKVETQSDCLLNVALWFKQHLNLN, from the exons ATGATGATGGAGGACGGTATGATCAGAGATGTGTTCAAAAGCTATAACAGATATCCCGTTCCTGTTTCTGCCTGCATCACTACTGAAAAAGCCATCGGGTCAGAAACCAAGACCCAAAACCTCACCATAAGCACTG AGTGGAGTCAGTGTGATGTTGACAGAGGCGTTAGACTGCGCTTTAGTCGGCACTGGAATCTTCGCTGTAATGAAAATACTCCGGAACAGTTTGTGTGTCTGGGACCCTCAATAAACACGTATGGAGA GCTGCTTAGTAGCCACGCCCCCTCTGGAGGACGTCGAGCGGTCATCCGAGATAGCGTGGGGTGTCAGTATCTTGAG GTATGGGGCTGCAATGGCCTGGAGAGGAGCTTGGACCTCACAGCCATGAACAAACATGGAAAAGTCTATGAAGATG CACAGTTTGCCTGTCTAGTTTGGTCCCCATGTGAGGAACATTTACTTTACATAGCAGAGAAGAAGAGGGCAGGGCTATCAGCCAAGGACAGTGGAAGTTTGGGTGTGCTTGAAGAAGAG GACAAGAATGTATATGTGGAGGACTGGGGTGAGGGCCTGGTTGGTAAAAGTGTCCCAGCGTTGTATATTGCAAATCTATCTAAAGGAGAAGTGACCCTGTGTCCTGGAGTCCCACCTCATGTGTCACCTGGACAG GCCCTGTGGACAGGAGATGGCAAGGCAGTGATCTTCGTGGGCTGGTGGCATGAACCATTCCGGCTAGGCCTGAAGTTCTGTTCCAATCGGAG atcagCTGTCTTCTCCACTGACTTGAATGGAAATTGTG AGCTCCTGTCATGTGATTCCGGCTCAGTGATGAGTCCTCGGTTGAGCCCAGACTCTCTCTGGCTGGTCTATCTGCACGGAAAAGCGTTCGGCCCACATCATCAATGTCTCCGCATGATGCTG tatgACATGAAGAACGGAACTACTTCAGTCTTGGTGGATGTAGTGAGAAGAGCAGAGGAAg GTCAGTTTATGGGTCTGTATGAACCTCTTCCTCCTTATTGCTGGTCTTCAGACAGTGAGCGAATCTTTTTTAGCAGCGCCTGTGAAAACAGCAag TTGCTGTTCTCAGTGGAGAGACAAAATGGAAGAGTAACACCACTGCAGGACactgcat GGAAAGAGTTTGGGAGTGTGAAGCTGTTGGCAGTAATGAAAGACCTGATGGTGTTGTCCTGCTCTTCTCCTAATCACCCACCTACCATG aTTGCAGGATTTATACCCTATGGAAAGTGTACACAAACTGTACAATGGTCTCAACTGGGTGGCGCTAATACACATGAGAGTTTTGATTGGGAGCTGATGATAATCGCTCCTACACCAGAAGAGGAAAACCACCATTTCT CTGGCTTAAGTTTTGGTGCCATGCTGATGAAGCCAGCAAGCTCTTTTAAGGCTATGAGGTTTCCTCTCGTCATCTTCATTCATG GAGGACCTCATTCTCATTTTGCTGCTGAATGGAACGTCACTGCTGCAGCTTTGACCAAGCTGGGTTTCGCTGTACTTATGG TTAattatcgaggttccactggtTTTGGTCAGGACAGTATCGATTCTCTCCTTGGAAACATCGGCAGTCAGGATGTCAAAGACGTACAG AGGGCTGTGCTGCATGTCCTGCAAAGTAACAAGTCCCTTGACCCTGATAAGATAGCTGTCATGGGTGGGTCTCATGGTGGATTCCTGGCCTGTCATCTGGTTGGTCAGTATCCAGACTTCTATAGAGCATGTGCAGCACGGAACCCTGTCATCAATGCAGCCACACTGCTCGGAACCAGCGACATCACTGACTG GAGATATTCCTCTGTTGGACTGGAATATAGCTTTGACCAGCTGCCCACTTCACAAGCTCTGACCACCATGCTGGAGAAATCACCTATAGTTCATGCAgcccag atTCGCACTCCAGTGTTGCTTATGTTAGGTGCCAAGGATAAGAGAGTGTCGCCATATCAAGGTCTGGAGCTTTACAAAGCCCTCAAGAGCAGAAATTCACCTGTCAG gttGTTGTGGTATGACGGTGATGGCCATTCCCTGTCTAAAGTGGAAACTCAGTCAGATTGTCTTCTCAATGTTGCCCTCTGGTTCAAACAGCATTTAAATCTGAACTGA
- the zgc:136971 gene encoding S9 family peptidase isoform X4: MEKSMKMFACLVWSPCEEHLLYIAEKKRAGLSAKDSGSLGVLEEEDKNVYVEDWGEGLVGKSVPALYIANLSKGEVTLCPGVPPHVSPGQALWTGDGKAVIFVGWWHEPFRLGLKFCSNRRSAVFSTDLNGNCELLSCDSGSVMSPRLSPDSLWLVYLHGKAFGPHHQCLRMMLYDMKNGTTSVLVDVVRRAEEGQFMGLYEPLPPYCWSSDSERIFFSSACENSKLLFSVERQNGRVTPLQDTAWKEFGSVKLLAVMKDLMVLSCSSPNHPPTMIAGFIPYGKCTQTVQWSQLGGANTHESFDWELMIIAPTPEEENHHFSGLSFGAMLMKPASSFKAMRFPLVIFIHGGPHSHFAAEWNVTAAALTKLGFAVLMVNYRGSTGFGQDSIDSLLGNIGSQDVKDVQRAVLHVLQSNKSLDPDKIAVMGGSHGGFLACHLVGQYPDFYRACAARNPVINAATLLGTSDITDWRYSSVGLEYSFDQLPTSQALTTMLEKSPIVHAAQIRTPVLLMLGAKDKRVSPYQGLELYKALKSRNSPVRLLWYDGDGHSLSKVETQSDCLLNVALWFKQHLNLN; encoded by the exons ATGGAAAAGTCTATGAAGATG TTTGCCTGTCTAGTTTGGTCCCCATGTGAGGAACATTTACTTTACATAGCAGAGAAGAAGAGGGCAGGGCTATCAGCCAAGGACAGTGGAAGTTTGGGTGTGCTTGAAGAAGAG GACAAGAATGTATATGTGGAGGACTGGGGTGAGGGCCTGGTTGGTAAAAGTGTCCCAGCGTTGTATATTGCAAATCTATCTAAAGGAGAAGTGACCCTGTGTCCTGGAGTCCCACCTCATGTGTCACCTGGACAG GCCCTGTGGACAGGAGATGGCAAGGCAGTGATCTTCGTGGGCTGGTGGCATGAACCATTCCGGCTAGGCCTGAAGTTCTGTTCCAATCGGAG atcagCTGTCTTCTCCACTGACTTGAATGGAAATTGTG AGCTCCTGTCATGTGATTCCGGCTCAGTGATGAGTCCTCGGTTGAGCCCAGACTCTCTCTGGCTGGTCTATCTGCACGGAAAAGCGTTCGGCCCACATCATCAATGTCTCCGCATGATGCTG tatgACATGAAGAACGGAACTACTTCAGTCTTGGTGGATGTAGTGAGAAGAGCAGAGGAAg GTCAGTTTATGGGTCTGTATGAACCTCTTCCTCCTTATTGCTGGTCTTCAGACAGTGAGCGAATCTTTTTTAGCAGCGCCTGTGAAAACAGCAag TTGCTGTTCTCAGTGGAGAGACAAAATGGAAGAGTAACACCACTGCAGGACactgcat GGAAAGAGTTTGGGAGTGTGAAGCTGTTGGCAGTAATGAAAGACCTGATGGTGTTGTCCTGCTCTTCTCCTAATCACCCACCTACCATG aTTGCAGGATTTATACCCTATGGAAAGTGTACACAAACTGTACAATGGTCTCAACTGGGTGGCGCTAATACACATGAGAGTTTTGATTGGGAGCTGATGATAATCGCTCCTACACCAGAAGAGGAAAACCACCATTTCT CTGGCTTAAGTTTTGGTGCCATGCTGATGAAGCCAGCAAGCTCTTTTAAGGCTATGAGGTTTCCTCTCGTCATCTTCATTCATG GAGGACCTCATTCTCATTTTGCTGCTGAATGGAACGTCACTGCTGCAGCTTTGACCAAGCTGGGTTTCGCTGTACTTATGG TTAattatcgaggttccactggtTTTGGTCAGGACAGTATCGATTCTCTCCTTGGAAACATCGGCAGTCAGGATGTCAAAGACGTACAG AGGGCTGTGCTGCATGTCCTGCAAAGTAACAAGTCCCTTGACCCTGATAAGATAGCTGTCATGGGTGGGTCTCATGGTGGATTCCTGGCCTGTCATCTGGTTGGTCAGTATCCAGACTTCTATAGAGCATGTGCAGCACGGAACCCTGTCATCAATGCAGCCACACTGCTCGGAACCAGCGACATCACTGACTG GAGATATTCCTCTGTTGGACTGGAATATAGCTTTGACCAGCTGCCCACTTCACAAGCTCTGACCACCATGCTGGAGAAATCACCTATAGTTCATGCAgcccag atTCGCACTCCAGTGTTGCTTATGTTAGGTGCCAAGGATAAGAGAGTGTCGCCATATCAAGGTCTGGAGCTTTACAAAGCCCTCAAGAGCAGAAATTCACCTGTCAG gttGTTGTGGTATGACGGTGATGGCCATTCCCTGTCTAAAGTGGAAACTCAGTCAGATTGTCTTCTCAATGTTGCCCTCTGGTTCAAACAGCATTTAAATCTGAACTGA